GCCTCGGACATCCGCAAGGTGATCGAGCTGAAGAAGGCTTATGGCGTCAGGGTCATCCTCGTGGGTGCAGCCGAAGCCTGGCGTGTGGCCGATGAACTGGCCGCCGCGCAGATTCCGGTGATCGTCAATCCGGTCCAGAACCTGCCGGGGTCGTTCGATACGCTCGGTGCCACGCAGGAAAATGCTGCGCGTCTCCATAAGGCGGGTGTCAAGATCGCGCTTGTCGGCCTTGGTACAGACAATGCGCGCCTGATGCCGCAATATGCGGGCAATGCGGTGGCGAACGGCCTGCCGTGGGAAGCTGCGATGGACGCCATGACGGTGAACCCGGCCGAGATGTTCGGCGTGGCGGACAGCTATGGCACGCTCGAAGCCGGCAAGGATGCCGATGTGGTTGTCTGGTCCGGTGATCCCTTGGAGCTTTCCTCAGCACCCGATCACGTGCTGATCAAAGGCGAGGAAATCCCGCTGGTGAGCCGCCAGACCAAGCTTGCCGCGCGGTATCATCCGGTAAGCCGCGCGCCCGAATACAAGCGCTGAGGACGAAGGTCCGATTGCGCTGACAAGAAGGGGCTGCTGCGGCGGCCCCTTTTTTCAGTGGAGGGAGGAACGATGAGCGAAGCTGACAGCAAGCTGCATGTGAAGCCGGTGCCTGATGAGGACGCGGAAGCCTTCCGCGCCATGCTGGATGAGCCGGAAGTGGCCCGCAACACCGGCAGCATCCCCAAACATCCCGACATGGCCTGGACGCTGCAGCGCCTTGCCGATCGCCGCCGTATCGAGGCGGAAACCGGCGAGATGGTGGATCGGGGTGTGTATCTGGGTGACACGCTTGTGGGCATGGCGACCTTCTTCCGCAACAAGGCGGGTGAGATCGAGATCGGCTATCTGGTGCATGCCGACTGGCGGGGCCGTGGCATCGCCACCTATGCCTGCCACTCCGCCATCGCGCTTGCCCGGTCGTTCGGGCACACGGGGCTTCTGGTGGCCGCCTATGCCAAGGACAATCCCTCAAGCGGACGGGTGCTTGAAAAAGCAGGCTTCACGCCGAACGGCGAAGGCAGTTTCACCTCACTCGGCCGGGGCGGCGATATCGATTGCTGGCGGATGCGGCTGGAGCCCTGAGGCTCCCGCCCTTCATCATTCCTTCTTGTCTTTTTCGGGAGTTGTCGGCGCCTGCAGCGGGATCGGCGCATTGAGACGCTCCAGTACCCGCACCGCATTCATGTTCGTCGGATCGATCTGCAGCGACTTCTGATAGTTCGCGATGGCGGCATCCTTGTCGCCAGAGGCCAGCTTGGCTTCGCCAAGGCTGTCCCACACATTGGCCGAATTCGGATAGTCGCGGGTGTTGAGCTCGAAAAGCGTGAGCGCCTCGGCGGTCATGCCCTTGAACAGCAGCTCGTAGCCGACCTTGTTGATGATCAGTTCGGTCGACAGCGTCTGGAAATTGGGGTCGGCGCGGAAGGCGTCATAGCGCGCCAGCGCGTCTTTCGTCTGGCCCGACCGCATCAGCACATAGAGCCGGTCACCGATCATCTCGAGCGGATTGCCAAACTGCGGGTCGTAGATGGAGGCGATGCCTTGCGCCAGCGTCGGCAGCTGGAAGGGCAGGTGCGAGCCGTTGATCTGCAGGATGATGGTGACTTCCTTGGCCTTGCCGTCGCGCGGCACGAAATGGCGGATGTCGCCAAGGCCTGCACCGTTCGCGCCGAAGACCTCGAAGCGCGGGGTTGCAGCATATTCGAACAGCGGAGTGAAGGGCTGTGGCCGGTCGCCGTCCGTTTCGGGCGTCATGGCAGCCTTCAGCGTCTTCTTCGAAAGGATTTTGCCGGACAGCAGCAGGCGCATCCAGTCGGCGATTTCGGCTGAGGAGGCATTGAGGCCAAGGGTCGCAAATTCAAAACGCGGCAGGTCAAGATCGCTGCGGCGCTCGAGCGTCAGGCCTTCGGGGCCGGGCGGCAGGGCCTGATAAATCTCGGACCGGTTGGGGATCAGCACGCGGCTGCCGCCATAGGCCGCATCCGTCAGCTGGTAGCGCTCGAAAATCTCGCTTTTCATGAAGCCTTCAAACGGGCGGCCCGATGCTTTTTCAACGACAGCGGCGAGAAGCAGGTCTTCAGTGCGGCTGATGCCGGCTCGGGTGCCGGGCTCAAACGCGAGCGGGGCACGCGCGGCGACCAGCACAGCTTCATCGGCGCTTGCCGGTGCGCGC
The Gimibacter soli DNA segment above includes these coding regions:
- a CDS encoding serine hydrolase, coding for MTATLHRFRLAAILALSVLVLLPGLARAETPDRELDAYLRLAIERYGVPGMSLAVLVDGKTSYVQTYGTASIEHQVPVNRDTRFPLATMTRFFNAAAVLELVEDRKLKLDDSIRVLLPALPAKWQAITVRHLLTRRSGLADYANPSFNGGRAPASADEAVLVAARAPLAFEPGTRAGISRTEDLLLAAVVEKASGRPFEGFMKSEIFERYQLTDAAYGGSRVLIPNRSEIYQALPPGPEGLTLERRSDLDLPRFEFATLGLNASSAEIADWMRLLLSGKILSKKTLKAAMTPETDGDRPQPFTPLFEYAATPRFEVFGANGAGLGDIRHFVPRDGKAKEVTIILQINGSHLPFQLPTLAQGIASIYDPQFGNPLEMIGDRLYVLMRSGQTKDALARYDAFRADPNFQTLSTELIINKVGYELLFKGMTAEALTLFELNTRDYPNSANVWDSLGEAKLASGDKDAAIANYQKSLQIDPTNMNAVRVLERLNAPIPLQAPTTPEKDKKE
- a CDS encoding GNAT family N-acetyltransferase translates to MSEADSKLHVKPVPDEDAEAFRAMLDEPEVARNTGSIPKHPDMAWTLQRLADRRRIEAETGEMVDRGVYLGDTLVGMATFFRNKAGEIEIGYLVHADWRGRGIATYACHSAIALARSFGHTGLLVAAYAKDNPSSGRVLEKAGFTPNGEGSFTSLGRGGDIDCWRMRLEP